Proteins encoded by one window of candidate division KSB1 bacterium:
- a CDS encoding squalene/phytoene synthase family protein, with the protein MPVHNDFSRQSTLPPHLYCKAVIPKVSRTFAISIRVLRGDFHKSVLCSYLLCRILDTIEDSSFPHFSDQEAVFNSFTEIFSREDFSNRAIQSWLELFFTTALVRQDEGDYYDLLRNTNLVIANFLTLPGNYRKVIKECIIEMSTGMLSMVSKRQQSTTPFFLKTLADLEKYCYFVAGTVGVLTARLLREYSGRINHSLFNYLEEKSVSFGLGLQMTNILKDCWADYQRGLCYIPEAMISKHNLSAASFFEPENTKKAQKTIDDLITLAASHLDNGLDLILSLPRSQFRVKLSCLWPLFFAITTLIETKRNRKLLLGEVVKISRARVQKLMRKTTLLGWSNRGIGNYYESFRVLL; encoded by the coding sequence ATGCCGGTCCATAACGATTTTTCTCGCCAATCAACTTTGCCCCCGCACCTTTACTGCAAGGCGGTCATTCCGAAAGTTTCCCGGACGTTTGCCATTAGCATTCGTGTTTTAAGGGGCGATTTTCATAAATCGGTACTCTGTAGTTATTTATTGTGCCGTATTCTTGATACCATAGAAGATTCCTCCTTTCCCCATTTTTCAGATCAGGAAGCCGTTTTCAATTCTTTTACCGAGATATTTTCCAGGGAGGATTTTTCAAATAGAGCGATCCAAAGCTGGCTCGAACTATTTTTTACAACCGCCTTGGTGCGGCAGGATGAAGGTGACTATTACGACCTGCTTCGAAATACCAATTTGGTCATTGCAAACTTCCTGACCCTTCCCGGCAATTATCGTAAGGTGATAAAAGAGTGCATCATAGAAATGTCCACCGGTATGCTGAGTATGGTTTCGAAGCGGCAGCAAAGTACGACACCGTTTTTTCTAAAAACACTAGCCGACCTGGAGAAATACTGCTACTTCGTGGCGGGCACAGTCGGTGTACTGACTGCCAGACTGCTCCGCGAATACTCAGGCCGGATCAATCACTCTCTTTTCAATTATCTCGAGGAAAAATCCGTTTCTTTCGGGTTAGGCCTGCAGATGACAAATATCCTGAAGGACTGTTGGGCGGATTATCAAAGAGGCCTGTGCTATATTCCGGAGGCGATGATTTCGAAGCATAACTTAAGCGCCGCGAGTTTCTTTGAGCCTGAAAACACTAAAAAGGCACAAAAGACCATAGATGATTTGATAACCCTGGCGGCGAGTCACCTTGATAATGGCCTGGATTTAATACTATCCCTACCCAGGAGTCAGTTCAGAGTTAAGCTGTCATGTTTGTGGCCCTTGTTTTTTGCCATCACCACGTTGATTGAAACGAAAAGAAACAGAAAACTGCTTTTAGGGGAAGTCGTGAAGATTTCCAGGGCGAGGGTTCAAAAATTGATGCGAAAAACGACACTTTTAGGCTGGAGTAACAGAGGCATTGGTAATTACTACGAGAGTTTTCGCGTGTTGTTGTAA
- a CDS encoding antibiotic biosynthesis monooxygenase, with protein sequence MFIAMNRFRIALGHESDFEEIWQNRESYLEGVAGFNEFHLLKGPSDEEATLYASHSVWESRAAFEAWTNSEAFKKAHAQARAPEGTYLSHPNFEGFEVII encoded by the coding sequence TTGTTTATTGCCATGAATCGATTTCGGATAGCCCTTGGGCATGAAAGTGATTTTGAGGAGATCTGGCAGAACCGCGAGTCATATTTAGAAGGGGTGGCCGGGTTTAATGAGTTCCATCTTCTAAAAGGCCCTTCAGATGAAGAGGCGACTTTGTATGCCTCGCATTCAGTTTGGGAATCACGGGCCGCTTTTGAGGCCTGGACGAACTCCGAGGCTTTTAAAAAAGCGCATGCGCAGGCCCGTGCCCCTGAAGGAACCTATCTTAGCCACCCGAATTTTGAGGGTTTTGAAGTAATTATTTGA